From the genome of Penaeus chinensis breed Huanghai No. 1 chromosome 37, ASM1920278v2, whole genome shotgun sequence, one region includes:
- the LOC125045372 gene encoding mucin-1-like, translating into MATRDRRNHVKVKNIRLVTFNDQWPSVPFIETKDINDIKGHRGIRRDTEGHAGTPRETQGHRGTLRDTEGHAGAPRDMQGHRGTRRGTEGHAGTPMNTQGHRGTRRDTEGHAGTPMNTQGHRRTRRDTDEHAGTPMDTQGHRGTRRDTDGHAGAPRDTQGHRWTRRGTEGHAGTPMDTQGHRGTCRDTEGHAGTRRGTEGHAGTPRDTQGHAGTHKDALARSIREI; encoded by the exons ATGGCCACTCGTGACAGAAGG aatCATGTGAAAGTAAAGAACATCAGG TTAGTGACATTTAATGATCAGTGGCCATCAGTTCCATTCATTGAAacaaaagatattaatgatattaagggACACCGAGGGATACGCAGGGACACCGAGGGACACGCAGGGACACCGAGGGAGACGCAGGGGCACCGAGGGACACTGAGGGACACCGAGGGACACGCAGGGGCACCGAGGGACATGCAGGGACACCGAGGGACACGCAGGGGTACCGAGGGACACGCAGGGACACCGATGAACACGCAGGGACACCGAGGGACACGCAGGGACACCGAGGGACACGCAGGGACACCGATGAACACGCAGGGACACCGAAGGACACGAAGGGACACCGATGAACACGCAGGGACACCGATGGACACGCAGGGGCACCGAGGGACACGCAGGGACACCGATGGACACGCAGGGGCACCGAGGGACACGCAGGGACACCGATGGACACGCAGGGGCACCGAGGGACACGCAGGGACACCGATGGACACGCAGGGACACCGGGGGACATGCAGGGACACCGAGGGACATGCAGGGACACGCAGGGGCACCGAGGGACACGCAGGGACACCGAGGGACACGCAGGGACACGCAGGGACACACAAGGACGCATTAGCCAGATCCATTCGCGAGATCTGA